The sequence below is a genomic window from Colletotrichum destructivum chromosome 4, complete sequence.
TTGATGGCATTCTCATATGTGGATGATTTTGAGTGGGGATAGAGTGTAAGAGAGAGTATGTTTGCCAGACGGTGATTGAAAGCCGGCGCATGCTTGCTTGGGTATTGAACAACTAATTATACAGGAAACGAGTAAAAAGTAAACGGACGACGAGGCTTCATGAAAGGACGTTCCACGGATGAGCCCTCTTCACCGACGACTGGAAGAACCAAATCGCTGTTCAAACTTGGCCAGTTCAGCAGCCGCACGGCCCGGCCTGTCTGTTCCCTGCCCCGTAACCCAGAATCTCTCCATGGGATCCGATGTGGACGAGGATCTATACGTGGTGTAGGGTGTTTGATAGGTCGGAGTGTCACGCGGCCGCCCACTGGTGTTTGCAGAACCGCTATAGGTTGACTGGGGGTAGCTGGGATGTGTTAGTTAAGGTTGGCGGCACGGCAAGGTGGGATGGGGAAGTCTGGTCTAGGTGGCCGGCGTACCTGTAAGTGGGACGCTGGTTGGAGCTTGAACCAGACATATTGACTCGAGTTACTTCTTGGAGGGGCGGGAAAGATCTTAAGGAGCTCTGGGATGGTGGAAAGTGCACGAGCTCTTGTTAGTTGCTGGAAGGGGGTCGGTGTTGGTTGTCGAGTGATGATGGAGGCCAGATCAGACCAGACCCGACCAACAACGACACCACAGTCCTAGATATATATACATGAGCTGAACGACTGGTACAGCTGGGATTGAAGTGGACTGCAATCGCATCACTCGTTGCAAGTCTAGTAGAAGAAGACATGTGGAATTGGAAGAAGACGCATCATCCCTTTGATGGAGCTTGCGTCCATGAACCACAGCACCAATGTGAGTGAGTGATTCACGCCCAGGGGGTACGAAGGCATCGACGGAAAATCCAGGATGAAAGAGGAATGGATTTAAAATGTTTAGGAACCGGAAAAAGTCGACATGGGAACGATAGGCGCTGGCGCGGGATGGAACGGGTACAGTCGAGATGAGAGCATAGAGGGTAAGGTATGTAGCTTCGCAGTCACTTGACCGTCAGACTAGTCATGAGAACATCGAATTAGGAATATGGAAGCTAGCAGGCTTCCCTTCAAGATGAATGGCATTCAAGATCCAGATGGGTATGATGCGGTGAGTGGagtgagagggggggaaaaaaaggtaTCTGGAAAAAGCGTAGGGGACCCTGGTGCGGACTGGCTGGAATGGCTTGAGCACGGGAGCGTGGGGAGCGTGGGGAGCTTAGGGAGCTTGGGGACAGCTTCTAGGATGGCCGAGTGGCTCGCCACTCGGCTGGATTTGAACCAGCTTCCTAAGAGACCTTAGGCGGCTCCTCCACGGTTGAAACAGACGCCCGCCCGTGGACGAGTGCGAGCGGGCGGGCTAGTGAGGGCGGGAGTTGGCGGGCGGGGGAGATTGGAAGTGGCGCGGTGAAGTGATATGGCAAAATTTCGCGACAAGTAGGAAACTTGACGAcggggggcgggcgggggaTGACGGATGGGCGGGAAAACCAGGTCAGAAGATGGACCAACGGGCGATGGAAGGGAAAATGGGGACGTGTGGATTGCTTAGATCCTGGGTGTATCCAACACCGGGTGGCCTCTGGCCAGTCGAGAATAGACTAGACACGAACGACTCGGTCAACGTCAGGGACTTGAGTGGACGACTGTTGACATCACGGCTTTGGTTGACGATACCTCTCTCGGCTGGGCGTAGATGTTTTGTAGGACAAATGATGAACGAATCTACCAACTCCCCGCCGCgcgaagggggggcggagcCGGAATACGGGAGCGTAGAATGAGTTTATCGAGTTAGCTCTTCCATGCCGGCTTGGCAAGCGTGAGGATGCCCTGTAAGTTGTCCGAGCGAGGGAAGACCGGGGAGGGTCTGTTGGACGTGGATGACATGACAGGCATATAGACTTCCGGCCGGTGCCGCGACGGCTGCCATTCGAGAACGCGGCATGAAAAGCCGAGTGTGGCTAAGGTTGAATGAGACTAACGATGAAGTAGAGAATAGCCgcagaggccgccgccagcaaGGTGTCTGTTCTTTGGAACCAATGCACGCCCAagcaggggaggggagggatgaATGTGGCTGTTGCGGCGGTGCAGCATCGAGGGAGGCACTGCAAGGAAGATGTAGTAGCATTCGGTGAGTGTAgttgaggaagagagacATGCCAACTCAGAGCTCACTCAGGGTTTGGGGGCCAATGCCGACAAGCGCCAGCTTCGTCATTGCTCTATGGAAAGTGACAACTGGTTCTCGGGAGAGTTAGTTGGGCAGTTAGGCCGCTATGCTCTCGTCTCATGATATAGATCGGAAGACGAAGTGGAAGAATGATAATACATGGATAGGTCGAAGTGGGAAAGACAGTCGGCAACCGGCTCACCAACTCAAGAGTTGTGAAATTACACTGCGCAACAGTTTCAAATTTCAACTGTTcaacatacatacatacaaTGCTTTGGTGATCCGCAACCAATGTCATGTCCAGCAGGGGTGTTCACATCCATCTCTTACTGCCCACCCCCCCGACAGATCACCTAGACAGCCGCCTTTCACTCACCTCACCGTAGACCGAATTAAGTCACCCCGCTGAGGTTGGTTGACTGGGGGTTAGAAGCTTGAGACCGTCGCACGCGATTCCCGGCACGTCATTCTCCCGTAGCGTGGGCATGGGGGCGCTTAATggctccctcccctcccccttccccctcccccttcccccttccacTGTGGCCGCTGCAAGCTCCGCCACTGCACCCATCCGACTCTGCCTAACAGGGCTGTTTTTCACTCCccccactcactcacactcacactcatGCTCACACGCACACTCGCTCATTCGCTCACTCATTCACTGGCTCACCCATCGTTCTCACTGTACGACAGCTACGACCCGAGTTTACTGCGGCTGGTTCATGCCGGAGCCCTCCTTACACGCACCgttccccgtccccgtcctgCGACTCCGGAATAATTGGGATGAAGTCATTCCCATCCGTCCAAGGACCGACGACTGCCCCCGGACGTCCATTGCAACAGCTGACGCCTATGAAGACGGGAGGATCGTTAGCACCCCCGACCTAGTCCAGTTGTGGGCGCTTACTGGGATCACTCCAAAAAGTGCCTCAAGCTGAACAATCTCAGACAAGGAGAAATCCCGGTGCCTAAATCAACAATCTCGGCTTGTTCGATATCCTCAAGCAAAGCAAGCCGCTGCTCGACCTAGAGCTCCGTCGCGGCCGTGGACATGCTCACCCATCGCCAACTCCCGGCTGGGTCTGTCATCTTGTAATGACCGAACACAGTTCCTCGTCCTGTGTGCCCTCTGCTGGTCTTGGAATCAAGAATCTCTCACACAGCCCTTCTCTTGTACGGCCTGGTATGATCAAAAATACGGCTGGGCCCCCTCCtaggcacacacacacacacacacacacacacacagcccCGGCCTACTGGCACACAACCTCCGTTCTTCTACATCACATCTATTGGCTCCGCCAGACCACCTCGAAGACCTCCTCCAGGCTGCGAGTGTATTGCTGTGCTACCCGGCCTCCCACCCTGGCTGTCGAAGGGGGGGCCAGTCAGTCCCATCAGAATCCAACGCTCTTTTAGCCTTAGTTGTTTGTTTGACCCCTGCCCCGTTGCCGAACCCCGTCTCTCTGGCCATGGCACGCcgtctctcgctctctctctcaccgGCGCCATGCACCATCCTTCAGCTCATTGATAGTCTGGTCATTCCCCTCACTTTTGACAACGAGAGTCCGCTTCGATCCTTCTCGTTGCCCATCATGTCCCTCGCCCCATCCTGAATTTCTTGTTCCAATCTCTTGTTTGTCGCTTGACCTGTAACAGCTCTCTCCATTTATATACCCCAGTGCCCTTCATATCCTCACTTGCACGCTCTACATCAACAAACGTGACAAGGCTGTGGCGGCCAGCCATCACTTTTTGACTTGCAATGTCGGCTTCACCTTCTAGCTCGCACGCCACCCAGACCGGGCGCCCGTCGCTATGGAACGAGTCTTCTGAGCGAAGATTGGCCAGGCTTTATGTCTACACAACATTGCCTCTCGAGAAAATCGTTAAGGTCGTCCACAGGTCGACTCCCGGCAACAAGGACTGCCCAGGGTACGTACGGCTGATCACCCGTCTCTACTCTTCTGCGCCGGGCGCAACTACGATTGCTGACAATACACGCGCAGAAAGGATTCTGCCAACAAGAAGCTCAACTCAATCCTAGACAAAGAGCCGCGATGGCTTCATCCGCGAACCCGAACCGACATGGACCGCCGTATAAGCGCCCTCGACAGCTCTCCCACGCGCCAGACGACACCTGAGAACGCCTATTCGCCGGGCTACCCCAGGTCCATCTCGTCCGACTCCCGATCGCATTTGAGCGTAAACCCGGACTTCAAGCACGAGAGCGGGAACAGCCCTACTGTCAATGACTTCCAACCTTTTGAACACTCTCGATCATCGTCCGCCGGCTGGGGTCCACCGACCGCCGGCCCGCTTCCGACCTTGTTGACGACCGACTTCGCGACtgtgccgccgcccgagatggGAATCCGTCGTCAGACCACTACACTGACCCTGCAGGAGGTGCTGTCGCAGTACTCGACCGGGTTCATCCGTCAAGTCGACAAGTTGCTGAAGCGGTACACGATGCCGAGCAACACCATGAAAAACCAGTCCCCCATGGACGAGGACCGCCCCGGCACCGCCGACTCTAACCCGGCGTCGTGGATTTTCGAGTACAACGCGCCGCAGGGGAACTCGGAGATGGGAGCCAGACCGCTTCCCGGTGACTTTTTGAACCTGCATCACCATGTGACCAGGCAGGGTTTCTGCATCGAGGGGTTCCCCGAACACGACTCGCGATCCTGCTTCTGTCACCTGAAGAACGAGCTCACCCCCGAGTCGTGGGTGACCGACACGGGCCCGTCGCCGTATGCCCAGCACATCCTCCTCCACGGCGTGCCCCCCGACGGAAGACTGAACCAGCGCGATGCTTTCGGCAACACGATTCTCcaccttctcgccgccggtgacgccCGTCACGAACTCCTCTTCAGAGCCATCGAGTCCTCGCCTAACCCGTCGGCGACCAACAGCGCCGGCCAGACTTTTCTGCACGTCCTCAACGATACCTGGTTCGCGCACAAggctgtctctctcttccagcTCATCAAATACCTGCAGCGCTCCGAGTTCCTGTACGCTTGCGATGTCTACGGCCGCAACTTCTGCCACGTCCTGCACTCCAAGGAGCACAGCATCCTGGACCGAGACACGAAGAACGCCCTTCTTAAGCAGTTCGACGCCATGGAGTACTGCCGTCGCGACGCCTTTGGCAACATCCCCGAGTCCGCCCCGATCGGACTGCCTGTTCGCCGGGCGTACACTGCTGCTGTCGGCCAGGAGATGTCGCCAGCGCGGGGCTCTCGTACCTTGCGGCAGGTCTCGTCGCCGATCGAAGAACAGGCCGAGCTGCTGAAGCTTGTCAACGATGCGCACACACACGTGAGGATCCAAGATAAGCAGGGTCGGAACGGCCTCCACTGCCTGGCCGACGCCATCCTCAGCCAGGACTCCCTCTTCACCAGATTCCCACAGCACCTCCCCAACGCCAGCGGCAAGGAACAGCAACAACCGACTacggctgcggcgacggcggcggctcctgGTCGAAAGCGCAAGCACAACAAGCCCGCCCTTGGAGGATCGCTGTTCGACTCGTCCAAGGACCGGCTCACGATCCGCGAACGGATCGTCAGGGACCtcatcgagctcggcgtGGACCCGAACCACTACGACAAGTACGGCAACACGGTGCTCATGGCCTTTGTCGCGCAgctgcccgaggacgacgactacAAGAAGCCCGTCCAGATCCTCGAATtcctcatcgaggccggcgccgacgtcaacGCCCGCAACAGGAACGGCGAGACGGCGCTGCACATCGCCGTCCGGAGGGGCAAGAAGCTAGCCATGCGCACGCTGACCCAGCACGGGGCCAACGCGCACGCGCGCGACGTGGAGGGGCGGAGCGTGCTCCAGGTCGCTGACCGGATGGTCGTGTCGTCCAAGCAGAACATTCAGTACTCCCACTACGAAGCTTGTCATGCCTGGCTATCGGGACAGGTCAAGGCCGTGCAGTCTCCAACGGTACATCAAGAATGGGAACTGAGGTAGTTGTGAGGCATTGGGTGCAGGGGTCCCTGTATGTGCTTGTTGCTGGGGAAGTTGGGAGTTGGGAGTTGGGTTGGTTGGTACACACAAAAGTTGATTCTGCTCTTCTTTCAGCTATTTTGATGTCAACGGACAGTGGCCTGTGGCGTTGGGCACCTTGACTACAAGAGGGATTGTGATACGATATACGGATATGAGCGAAGGATATACGATGATTACTTATGGACGGAAGGGAACTTTGCGGATACCCGAGCCGAGTGAGGACTGTACAGGCTGCGCAGGCTCATTTGAATTTAATCATCAAGCACATTTGTCTTCCATGAGCTTCAACTAAGTGACGCAGTGAAGTCTCTCTCGTTTGTGAAGAAGCGAGGCTTCTTTGAGACCGTTGCCGAAGCATGTATAAATATATGTACGCATCAAGTAAATACAGAATGGTGAAAGTTGCTTGGAGTTCTGCAAGGCATCCCTCTGAATACTAGCTCGAGTGATCGCCACCACACAAACCCCACGCCTGTCAGCTTGTCAGGGATACTCATCTTTTATGGAATAAAGCGTCGTTGCTCCATTTCAAGCCAGAAACACTCAAGCGTTGGTGCTCGTGGTCTTGCCAacgccggcgttggccttgaccttggcgGGCACGTCGGCGACACCGATGTGGCCGATGAGCGAGGACTTGAAGCCGCCCAGCTTGGACAGCGCGGCGGAGCTGGTGAGGGTGTTGACGACGCCCGAGTCGCGGGAGCGGTTCCACTCGCAGATGTAGCCCAGGGACGAGACGCAGCGCgaggcctcgtcgacggtgttGACGATGTAGatgttgccgccgttggtCAGGCTGGCCGGGGTGACCGGggtggtgacggcgtcgaagTAGTTGCCCTCGAGCAGGACCCAGGTGTTGCCGTCAATGTCGAAGGCGTGGCCGCCGACGTTCTGGAAGTAGTTGTTGACGCCGTGGAACAGGTtctcgctgccggccgtgTTCTTGGTGCCCATGTGCGGCGAGCGGCCCGAGACGTCGTGCAGCCAGTTGCCGGAGAAGGTGTAGTAGTCCTTGGCCCCGATCAGGAGCGCCGTCCAGTAGTGTTTGCCGTTGCACCCGGCCGACCACTCGGACCGGCCGTCGAACTCGTTGTTGGAGATGGTCACCTTTCCGGCCGCGCCCCAGCCCGAGACGATGAACTGCCGCCCGATGAGCGAGATCTTGCAGTGGTCGATCCACACCCGGTCAGACCCGTCGAGCGTGATGGCATCGCCGCCCCAGACGTACTGCGGGTTCAGATTTGTGATATGGATATTTTGAAAAATTCTAAAAGAGCAAGAAAGCGTATTAGCTACCGTCTCCGCAGTTTTGAACTTGTAAGGGAGTTTAATGGTGCCCTTACACGTTGCTCTTCCCGCCGCGCACGCGGAAGCCCTTGCCGATAATGACGCCCTTGGAcccgacgccgacgatgctCTTGTTACTGTTGACGTCGATCGGGGTCTTGGCCGCGTTGTCGTACGTGCAGTCGACCCAGGTGCCGCTGGCCGCGTCGCAGGTGTCCTGGATCCAGGTCTGGCCCTTGGACGTGCCGCCGGGGCACTTGGTCGTGCGGTTGTCGCTGCAACAGCGGCCCTTGGTCGTTCCCTCGGTGTTGCGGAAGTCCCAGGTGCGGTCGATCATGATGGTTCGCGGCGTGCTGTCAGTAAGCCACTCCTTCAGCCTgcgttgatgatgttgttgttagTTGAATCAACTTGACCCCATCCAAAACTTCTTCAtttctatctctctctctctctctcctcacACCCACTTACTGAGCAATGCTGGAAGGGTACTGAGGCGCGGCCGAGCCACCACCGGTAGTCCCGGCGGCAAAACCGAACGCCTTGCCCTGGACTTGGGCCGTGGCCGTGCTCGCAAGAGCGACAACCAGTGAGAAAAGAGAGGCCTTCATTTTGTTAGGCCAAGGAAAGAATGACGATGGTTGGATGGAAAAAGAAGTGACACGAAGAATAGGGAGGTTGAAAGTAGAATTGAGGTAGAAAGGGATACCCAAGGGTTATATCCTTGAGGGGAGACAATCTTAAACTAATAAGTCTAAACTGCTAATAGCCGTGTGTCCATGGCCACGATGGTGGGGCGACACGAGGAGGCCCTGCGAGAGTTTATCTGTATTTCCACCACATAGCACCGTCTTCACCGATGCAGCGGTCCCTCAATCTTGGAATCTTCCGTACGATGGGAATCTGATGCCCCCGCAAACCCTAGTGCGAACGCTCATTGGCAGTGGGTCCGGCAAGTGCTTCCTCATCCGGAACCCTGGAACTGGAGTAGCCCTGAAAGGGTAGAGTTGAGCGGAGACCTTCTCGGTCAGGGTTCTCAAGATGCTACACTGGACGGGCTTGTCAACTCCGCTTTCCGTCCACATACAGATCAGTGACAGGGATCCGGCCAAATGAAAGGagcagaagctgaaggaCGACTGGTTCACTAATCGTGCTCCGTCCCAACCTGGGTAAACACCTCGTTGTGTGCCCGTCATGGGTTCTAACTACTCGACAGAGCTGTAGGGTACCTACGGAAATCTGGGCCGAATGATAGAGATCAGGTGGGCCAAACGGCTTGGATCTTTCGCTAGTGCCGGAGTTTACGACGACCTCAAACTCCCTCAGCCAAATCAATCGTGTGGAGACTCATccgagggggggggcctACTGATAAATACCATACTGTTTAAAGTTGTCCAAATGAACCGTCTATGGACGGCTTATTTTGTTTGACTCTCTGGAGAAACTCTCGCCTACCTCAAACATGGTGTATCGCTCACACCTGCCTTGTAGGGACGTGGATCAAGATGCCATCATGATCACAAGACACGAATGGGTAGCATGGGAGAGTTTGGCCAGTATACTCCAAGACTCAATCTCAGTATTGCTTTCCGCCAATCCTTAACCCCAAACTGTCTCTTCGCAACCGTTGTCGAGCGTCACTCGCCCAGATACGGGGGCGACCAAGGCTGCCATTTCCAAAAGAACAGTGGCGGCGTGCAGGCAGTTGAACTACGTCGAAAAGAGTATGCAACTCGTTGCAAATGACGTGGCACTGAGCACCACTCCTTTGCTTGCCAAAGTAGAAACCAAGCAACAGAGCTCTAAGTAATGCCCCCGGAACAAGTGAAAAAAAAATGAAAACAAGTCTGTGTCAAAAAACAGAACCAGTGTTCGCATACGTCGTGGAACAGCGCAAAACAGATTCGACAATGCCCCGACATCGAAGGCTTGTCAACGCTGGGAAACGTGCTCGATAGACTCAAGGGTCCTCGCTAGGAAACTCAAGAGACAATCAACCCACCCTGCAGTCACATTAGCATAATTGAAAGTACATGTGCACGATATATTAACTCTCAGTGACACGAGTATTCTCAATCACAACGAACCTTATTGCAATGCCAGCGCTGTTGCTAGAACGTGGCAAATCACGACCTCCCGCTACGCGAACGTCAGACAGCAACAAGCCCAAGAAACCTCTTGGCATGTAGCACGCAGCCTCCAGCAATGTCCTAAGAAAACTCTCAAAGAACACATCGAACTCAGCATACACTGTTCTCAACCTCTGATCTGGAAGTGAGACGGTGTTGATATCTGGATATCAATACGCGTACAGTTTGACGTTTTCGTCTTCGCTCTCCCGAATCTTCTTGTTGGTCTGAATCAGCCAGAACCTCATTGCCCAGGCGCACATGATGCTGGTGGCCGCGAACGCGATCATGCTCGAGAAGCCCATCATATACTTGGGCCCATCGGTGCTGGGCCAAAGATAAGCGCAGTAGATGTACGCTAGGTTGGCCGTCACGTTGACGAGAGAGTAGGCAACCGCTTTCTTCTCGGGAGTTTGTGACAAGGTGTTGCTAACCCAGCCCACTAATAGAACATTGGTTAGCCTACTTGTGACGGTTGAAAGAGGTAGCGTGACTTACGAATTACACTTCCTACACTGTATGCTCCCGTCGCATACAAGAACGTCGCTGCATACCTAACGGCATTGTTGGTGCTACCGCAGGTCATGGCGAAGCCCACGATGGCGAGAGATAGGCCGGCAGTAATGTGCCACGTTCTTTCGTTGAGCTTTCCGCTGGACCAGGCGAAGGGAATTCCCAAGAAACCAGAAACAAAATAGGGAGGAGCGGTGAGCAAAAGAGCCGTTGTAGATCGGAATCCCCTAAGACTTGTGTCAGCCCTTGGTCTGTCCCGTTCGATAGATCTACTCAACTCACATGGTACGAACGATTGTAGGAAAGAAGTTATTGAAAGAACACGCCGATATGTGTAGGTTCTGCATTAAACAGAAGAGCCAGGTCTTTGGATCCTTGCAGGCTTGCTTGAGACCATCCAAGGTAGAGCCGCGCTCTTGTTGGCCAACTGTGTCGCGACGAATGCGATCGACCGCAAGCTTTCGTTCGTCTTCGGTCAACCAGCGAGTAACAGAAGGATCATCgggaaggagaaaaaagcCGAAGATGGCAACCAGAGCGGTGACCGAACCTTCGATGATGAAGAGCCTGAGTTGATGTTAGCCAAGAGCCTGAGTGGTGGGGAGGGGTGTATGGACGAGGCTGTACCATTGCCAGCCGGCGATGCCCTTCACTTGATCCAAAGTGGAAAATGTGGCAGCCGCGATCAAACCAGAACAGCCGGTGCTGACGACTTGTCCGGTGTACAGTAGAGAGATTCGAGTCGCAAGCTCTTTTCGGGTGTAGAAGATCGACAACAGGTAGAGAGCGCCCGGGTAGAAAGGCTACATTCAGGTTTAGAAAAAAGCATCCTGAAGGATCGAATTCTTGCACTCACTGCTTCAACAAATCCAAGGAAAAAACGACAGGCAACCAAGCCGGAGTAGTTCGTGACTCCTGCTGTAGCAGCAGAGATGGCAGCCCAGCCGATCATGCAGGCTGACATATAGATTGAGGGTCTCGTACGAGTCAAGAACATGTTTGACGGCACTTCTTTTCATCAGCAAAATTCCATATGGACTCTTGTGACGATGACATACCTTGCATCAGTAGGTAGCCGACGAAAAGGATCGAAATGGCAGTGTTGTATTCGACTCCCTTGAGTCCCAGATCCTCCTCCAGGGTGTTGAGTCTAGCTTGTGGCAGGGCATTTCGGTCGAGCTGTTTCCTTGGTCAGGACAATCTGTGTAAAGTCGGAGAGCCGGAGAGACATCGTACGTAGTTCAGGAAGTACATCGCCCAAAGGATCGGCTACAGACACAAGCAACCGGGTTAGCACCAGAACGAGGGTCTCAATGGTGGAAGTTGTAGTTCTTGACCCGACTTACCATGATTCTGCGATCGAGTTTGCGGACCAGGGCGATCTCCACTGGGTCGGTTTTCTCTTCCGCGCCAGAGTAGTCGCCAGAGATGATGGCCTCTCCTTTGTCCGACTTTTCGCTGtgctcgacctcgagtgGTCCTCCATGCTTGGAATCAGGTCCCGAGTTCGTTGTCATGATGGCAGAAATTGAATcaaaaggaggagaagaagagggagggagagggaaagagtCTAAGCTAGAAGCAAGCTGTGTACCATGGGAATGAAAGAACAACAGACGGCGAAACCGTCCGATTTATATACGATGTTTTCCAGTCAACCAGTCAACCCCGGGTTTGCGGAGATGGTTCAGACACATCCCCAGGAAATCCACGTTCCCCGCAACAGCTTATTCTACCATAACACTATTAGAGTCCAGCAAGCGGTCCACAGACCAGTCCGCGACGATCTGGAGGCCCCGGCGAACCGGAACTTGGCCCGTGCTATGCCGATACGCCGTTACGCCGCGCCGCACGGCCTTACTCCGTCCTTATCCCGCCCGTCGGTGACCCGTTACTGCGTTATTCCGTGACCCCGCGGCTTGGAAGCTGTCCGCGTTAGATCGGACGATGACCGGCAGGGTTTCGGTCCATGACAAGGAATAAAACCCACCGAGGGGAACGCGCCAGCGCATCGGATGGAGTAGCGATGACTGCTGCAACCTCGAACTTTTTGTCTGGTATAATATCACGCCACAGACGTTCCTTGTTGGTGACGAATTGACCCCCTCGATTGTCTGCATTCTCActtccttttttctctcttttcttgtAGACGTGAACCTGCCACCATGTCTGCCGCTACCGTCTTTGACTCGACGCTCTTCGGCAACATCTTTGGAACCGAAGAGGCGCGCCAGGCCTTTTCCGAGCGTTCGTACGTAGCCAACCTCATCAAGGCGGAATGTGCtcttgccgaggccgaagaggccgagggaATTGTGCCCGCTGGTACTGCTGCCGTGTTGAGAGAGCACTGCGACGTCTCCAAGATTGATTGGCAGCTTCTTGCTGCGCGCACGGAGATCGTCGGCTACCCGGTTCTGCCCTTGGTCGAGCAGATGTCCAAGTGGGTGGCAGAAGAGACATGTAAGCAGACACATCTTCCACGGCTTTGGCATGTTGCAAGGAATACTGACAGGCAACCTTGAAAGCCGGTTACATCCACTGGGGTGCTACCACCCAAGACATCATGGACCTTGCGTCGGTTCTCCAGATGAAGACCGGTCTCGAAATCGTCGAGCGCCTCCTCCGCAAGGTCACCTCCACACTCGAAAAGATGTCCGCCGCCTACAGAGATGTTCCGATGGCCGGCAGAACGCACCTGCAACATGCGCTCCCCATCACTTTCGGATACAAGTGCGCCGTCTGGCTGGCCGGCTTCCGGAGGCACGTGAAGCGTCTCGAGCAGATCAAGGAGAGCTGCTTGCTGGTCCAgttcggcggcgcggccggtACCTTGGCCTCTCTGGGCACGTCCGACAGCGGCATTCGCGTCCGCAAGCGTCTCGCGTCCATTCTCGGCCTGCAAGATCCCGTCATCACGTGGCACGTGGCGCGCGATACGGTGGCCGAAATCATCAACTaccttgcccttgtcggTGGTAGCTTGGGAAAGATTGCGTTGGATTTGATCATCATGTCATCCAACGAGCTGAACGAGGTTTGTACTTGTTCGCTATATACTTGAACGTCGGTAGATGCTGACGTTTGTCTCCTCTTTCAAGGTTGCCGAGCCCTACGTGCCGCATCGCGGTGCCTCATCGACAATGCCGCAGAAGCGAAACCCGATCTCGAGTGAGGTTATCCTTGCGCAATCCAAGATCCTCCGCGCGCAAGCCGGTCTCGTTTTGGATGGCATGGTGTCGGACTTTGAGAGGGCGTCCGGGCCATGGCACCTCGAGTGGGCTGCCATCCCGACGGCTTTCATCTCTATTGTCGGCTCCCTGCATCAGGCAGAGTTCGCGCTGTCTGGTCTGCAGGTCAACAAGGACGTTATGATGACCAACTTAAAGTCGACGAAGGGTCTGAttgtcgccgaggccgttaTGATGGACTTGGCAAGATACActggccgccaagaagcaCACGAGATCGTTTATAAAGCGTGTGTTGAGGCCCACGAGAACGGCATCTCGTTACAGGAAGCCCTTGAGAAGTCGCCGCACGTCACAACCCACCTCGCATCAGCCGAGCTTTCCAAGCTCTGCGATCCCACGAGGTACCTTGGGTGCTGCCAGCTGATGatcgacgagctgcttgGTCAGAAGACGGCAAACACTAATGGGTTGGCGAAT
It includes:
- a CDS encoding Putative fumarate lyase family, L-Aspartase, adenylosuccinate lyase — translated: MSAATVFDSTLFGNIFGTEEARQAFSERSYVANLIKAECALAEAEEAEGIVPAGTAAVLREHCDVSKIDWQLLAARTEIVGYPVLPLVEQMSKWVAEETSGYIHWGATTQDIMDLASVLQMKTGLEIVERLLRKVTSTLEKMSAAYRDVPMAGRTHLQHALPITFGYKCAVWLAGFRRHVKRLEQIKESCLLVQFGGAAGTLASLGTSDSGIRVRKRLASILGLQDPVITWHVARDTVAEIINYLALVGGSLGKIALDLIIMSSNELNEVAEPYVPHRGASSTMPQKRNPISSEVILAQSKILRAQAGLVLDGMVSDFERASGPWHLEWAAIPTAFISIVGSLHQAEFALSGLQVNKDVMMTNLKSTKGLIVAEAVMMDLARYTGRQEAHEIVYKACVEAHENGISLQEALEKSPHVTTHLASAELSKLCDPTRYLGCCQLMIDELLGQKTANTNGLANGNGLTNGSH